The region GCGCGACCGCGAGTCGTTCGAATTCGCGCTGGCGTCGGCGGCGGTCGGCCTCGACATCGGCTCCGGCAGGGTCCGCGCGGCGCGCGTCGCGGTCGGAGGCGTCGGGACGGTGCCGTGGCGGTTGCCTGCGGTCGAGCGGGCACTGGTCGGGCGTGCGCCGAGTCCCGACCTGTGGCGCGACGCGGCTTCGCATGCCGCCGATGGCGCTAAACCCTTGTCGGAGAATGGGTTCAAGGTGGAATTGGTGAAACGGACGGTCGCGCGTCAGTTGGCGACAGTGGCGGCGCTGCCGTGACGCGGCCACTGCCCGCCGCCCTGGTCTCGGGGCAACCGGTGACCCGGGTGGACGGCAGGCTCAAGGTCACCGGCAAGGCGTCCTACGCCGCCGACCACCCGGCGCCGAACCTGGTATACGCGGCGCTGGTGTGCAGCACCGTCGCACGCGGCAGTGTGGACCGCATCGACCCCGCCGCCGCGGTGCGCGACACCGATGTGCTGCGCGTGCTCACCGATTTCGGCGGGGTCAAGCTGCCCTACGACATCCGTCAGGTGTCCTGCTTCGGCCAGCCTGTCGCGATCGTGGTGGCAAAGACGCTCGAGGCGGCCATGCACGGCGCGTCGCTGGTCGACGTGAAGTACCGGCCAGGCCCGCAGCTGACGAACATCGATGCGCCGCAGGCAGAACAGAAGCCGGGCACCAGGACACGCGACTATGCGCGCGGCGACGCCGACAATGTGCTGCGCGGCGCGGCGGTGGTCAGCGATCTGCGTTATTCGATCATGCGCAACAACCACAATCCGATGGAGATCCCGGCGACCGTGGCCAGTTGGGACGGTGATCGACTCACGGTGTGGGACAAGGTGCAGAGCATCAGCGGGGCGCAGAGCACCTACGCGGACGCGTTCGGTGTGCCGACCGATCATGTGCGGGTGATCTCCCCGTTCGTCGGCGGTGCCTTCGGCAGTGCGGGCACCACCTGGCCGCATCAACTGCTGGCGGCGTTCGCGGCCAGGCAGATGCGGCGGCCGGTGAAGTTGATGCTGACCCGCAAGCAGTACTACAGCGGCATCGGCTATCGGCCGACCAGCCGTCAGCGGATGGCCATCGGCGCCGACAGGACCGGCCGGATCACCGCCATCGTGCACGAGGCGCACACCGAGACGTCGCGGTACAACGCGTACGAGGACAACGCGATGACGGGCGCCAGGTTCATGTACGGCTCACCCAATATGCGCTCGACGTATCGGGTGGTGCCGTTGGACATCAATCCGGGGACGTTCATGCGCGGCCCCGGCGCCACCACCGGCGCCTTCGCGCTGGAGTCGGCGATGGACGACCTGGCCCACCGGTTGAGGATGGACCCGATCGAGTTGCGGCTGCGCAACGAGCCCGACCGGGATCTTTCGGAGAACCTGCCGTTCTCCACTCGACGGGTCACCGACTGTCTGCGACGCAGCGCGGACACGTTCGGCTGGTCGCGCCGCAACCCCACGCCGCGATCGGTGCGCGACGGCAGCCAGTTGATCGGCATCGGAGTGGCCGCGGCGGTGTACCACACCGCGCGCAGCGAATGTGCGGCCGTGGCCAGGATCAACGCCGACGGCGGAGCAGAAATCGAATGCGGCACAAGCGATATGGGCCCCGGCACCTATACGTCGATGACGCAGGTGGCCGCGGACGCGCTCGGGTTGCCGCTGAGCCGGGTGCGATTCGCGCTCGGCGACAGCAATTTTCCGCCAGCGCCGTCGCATTCGGGTTCGCGCACCATGGCGAGCGTCGGGTCGGCGGTGTTCACGGTTGCCAACATGCTGCGCGACCGGTTCGTGCGCACCGCGGTCGTCGACCCCGGCTCGCCGCTGAACGGCCTGCGGCCCGCGGATGTCTCGGTCGCCGACGGACGGATGTTCCACGCCGGCGAGCAGACCCGCGGCGAGAGCTACCAGGACCTGCTACGGCGACGCGGCTGGAAAACCCTTGACACACAGCAGACCTGGTCGCCGGACGATGCGGATTCCCGCTACTCGATGTCGGCATACGGCGCGGTGTTCGCCGAGGTCGCCGTCGACGAGGCGCTGGGCACGGTGCGGATACGGCGCATCTACGCGTGTTACGACGCGGGCCGGATCATCAACCCGAAGCTGGCGCACAGCCAGGCAATCGGCGGGATGGTCGGCGGCATCGGGATGGCGCTGCTGGAGGGTACGCAGCTGGACTACCGCGACGGGCGCATCGTCAACGCGAACATGTCGGACTATCTGGTTCCGGTCAACGCCGACGTGCCAATGCTGGACGCCGACTACCTGCCCGCCGAGGACATGCTCGCCGACCCGCTCGGGGTCAAGGGCCTCGGCGAGCTCGTCATCGTCGGGGTGCCTGCCGCGATCGCCAACGCGGTGTTCAACGCGACGGGCAGGCGTGTCACTGACCTGCCGATCACCCTGGACAAGCTGCTCTAGTCTCCCCGCGAGCTTTCCCGCGAGGCTGGACGAT is a window of Mycobacterium sp. 3519A DNA encoding:
- a CDS encoding xanthine dehydrogenase family protein molybdopterin-binding subunit, coding for MTRPLPAALVSGQPVTRVDGRLKVTGKASYAADHPAPNLVYAALVCSTVARGSVDRIDPAAAVRDTDVLRVLTDFGGVKLPYDIRQVSCFGQPVAIVVAKTLEAAMHGASLVDVKYRPGPQLTNIDAPQAEQKPGTRTRDYARGDADNVLRGAAVVSDLRYSIMRNNHNPMEIPATVASWDGDRLTVWDKVQSISGAQSTYADAFGVPTDHVRVISPFVGGAFGSAGTTWPHQLLAAFAARQMRRPVKLMLTRKQYYSGIGYRPTSRQRMAIGADRTGRITAIVHEAHTETSRYNAYEDNAMTGARFMYGSPNMRSTYRVVPLDINPGTFMRGPGATTGAFALESAMDDLAHRLRMDPIELRLRNEPDRDLSENLPFSTRRVTDCLRRSADTFGWSRRNPTPRSVRDGSQLIGIGVAAAVYHTARSECAAVARINADGGAEIECGTSDMGPGTYTSMTQVAADALGLPLSRVRFALGDSNFPPAPSHSGSRTMASVGSAVFTVANMLRDRFVRTAVVDPGSPLNGLRPADVSVADGRMFHAGEQTRGESYQDLLRRRGWKTLDTQQTWSPDDADSRYSMSAYGAVFAEVAVDEALGTVRIRRIYACYDAGRIINPKLAHSQAIGGMVGGIGMALLEGTQLDYRDGRIVNANMSDYLVPVNADVPMLDADYLPAEDMLADPLGVKGLGELVIVGVPAAIANAVFNATGRRVTDLPITLDKLL